The genome window CCTCATGCAGTAGAATTATTACAAGAAAGTCCTTCTGCTGAAGTAGGACACTACCATCCCCCAAAATCCTGAAACTGGAGGAAATTATGCCTGAATTTTCTACTGTAGAGAAAAACGGACATTTTCGCCATATTATTCAGTTAAAACCTGGCGAGCGTGTTTCGCTTTGCCGTTGTTACGGGTCGAAAAATTTTCCTTTTTGCGACGGGACTCACAATCAAATCCACAGCAATGTAGGTCCAGCCATCATTGAAGTTCCTGCCTCTGTCGAAGAAAATGAGGAAGGAACCCAATCCTCTTAATGCAAAAAGTTCTTAACTTCAAGCGACTCTATCAAAGAAACGTTATTCTTCAGGCTGAGCACGGGAATATTTCTCAAGCGCATACGATACAAAAATTCCTCGCTTGAGAAACCAGCCCCAAAGGTATGCGCGTCAACATGAACCAGAACGGGTTTCATTCTCCGCACAACTAATGTATCTATCGCTAAATCCAGAGAAGAATGAATGGAAGGAGTAATCAGCACTACCGTACTGGCGCGTGGTATCTGAGAGGCTTCAGCGTCCACAACTGCCATTAACGGTAACCTGCCGTTTGGTTTTAAGAAAGCCAGGGTCTCAAGAATTTTATTCAATTGTCTTTCGCCACGCTCGGCAGATAAAACCACAAACGCCTGGCCAACACAAATCAACCCCACGGATCTTCCTTGCCTGAGATAATAAGAGGCAATCGATCCTGCTGCACTCACTCCATACTCAAAAGTGTCTTCAGGCAGTTTGAATGCAAACTCACTTTTCCTAAGCCAAAACTGATCAATACGAACAGGAGTGATTTTCTCAGAGGAAGCGAAATGTACTCCGGCTTCCGCGTCCAAGATAATCCATACATCCGCCTGCGGATCCTGCTCAAATTCCTTAACCATAAGACGATTTTTCCGCGCAGAGGTGGGCCAGTGTATGGAACGTAAAGCATCCCCAGGAAAATATTCCCTCACTCCTGCAGCCTGTGGGGTCACCTCTGTAGCTTTTTGCAGGATAGCCTTTCCTCCGGGAAATTGTCCAAGAGGGGAAGGGAACCGTTGAAGAGTTGCCACATAGGGCAAGACGATTAACTCCTGGGTACCGGGAACATCTATAATTTTTCGGAACAAGCCAAAAGGATCACCAGAAGAAACTCGCGTGGGGCCTAATCGAAAAGCCCCTCGTTGACTTAATAATGTGTAAGCAACATAAGTCCTTTGCTGACGGGGTCCAATCAAGGATAAGACCCGTGAACCGGAAGATCCAGGCAGGTCGGACTCATCGGTAATTTCAAGCCATAAACGAACCATCGGCAGGCGATTGATGACCCGGAAGCGCTCTTCAAAAATTTGTCCTACCTGATGACGTAACACTCGTGCCTCGCGACGCACCACTACGCCAAATAGCGATGCCTGTGTCCAAAGCCACCCCAGAACAATTGCACCTCCACTAATCGCCGCAATGCGAGTAAAAATTCGAATCGTCGTTTGGTTCTGTAAAGTGGTCGGCACAGGAAAAATCCCGCTGGGG of Anaerolinea thermophila UNI-1 contains these proteins:
- a CDS encoding CDGSH iron-sulfur domain-containing protein, translating into MPEFSTVEKNGHFRHIIQLKPGERVSLCRCYGSKNFPFCDGTHNQIHSNVGPAIIEVPASVEENEEGTQSS
- a CDS encoding DUF58 domain-containing protein, translated to MPTTLQNQTTIRIFTRIAAISGGAIVLGWLWTQASLFGVVVRREARVLRHQVGQIFEERFRVINRLPMVRLWLEITDESDLPGSSGSRVLSLIGPRQQRTYVAYTLLSQRGAFRLGPTRVSSGDPFGLFRKIIDVPGTQELIVLPYVATLQRFPSPLGQFPGGKAILQKATEVTPQAAGVREYFPGDALRSIHWPTSARKNRLMVKEFEQDPQADVWIILDAEAGVHFASSEKITPVRIDQFWLRKSEFAFKLPEDTFEYGVSAAGSIASYYLRQGRSVGLICVGQAFVVLSAERGERQLNKILETLAFLKPNGRLPLMAVVDAEASQIPRASTVVLITPSIHSSLDLAIDTLVVRRMKPVLVHVDAHTFGAGFSSEEFLYRMRLRNIPVLSLKNNVSLIESLEVKNFLH